In Shouchella patagoniensis, the following are encoded in one genomic region:
- a CDS encoding DUF2515 family protein: MKDLITFANVDNISRTKAYEQFGRRYPEIRWAALAGMVSRNAGWNMTDLTTAPFRTVLNATTRRWIGWIYERANWIIFADAYPQLLVYQQTVQKRRDCFDTLKSFGVSSFMQKEWRRFMVEENENRLMTALIINEQFVVQNRLLDLLAMEQFFHSAFYNMQEFAHFSHVILPGINQTIYGETVTSFANPIARIQLGKRLAKLLYEPELQEQFFAFTKKTEPTGSRRDYNLNEDALPLRLCFPRCHHRESDMIDWYENKKPDEIERLFKQVWMKPKRGELGTAVTKAEIKLLSWMKGNTN, from the coding sequence ATGAAGGATCTAATAACATTTGCAAACGTTGACAATATTTCGAGGACAAAAGCATATGAACAATTTGGTCGTCGTTATCCTGAAATCCGTTGGGCAGCTTTAGCGGGAATGGTGTCGCGAAATGCTGGTTGGAATATGACAGACTTAACAACCGCTCCGTTTCGAACCGTTCTTAATGCTACTACTCGTAGATGGATTGGATGGATTTATGAGCGCGCTAATTGGATTATTTTTGCAGATGCTTATCCCCAGTTGCTTGTTTATCAACAAACCGTACAAAAGAGAAGGGATTGTTTTGATACGCTTAAATCTTTTGGCGTATCTTCTTTCATGCAAAAAGAGTGGCGTCGTTTTATGGTTGAGGAAAATGAAAACCGCTTAATGACAGCATTAATCATCAATGAGCAGTTTGTTGTTCAAAATCGTTTGCTTGACTTATTAGCAATGGAACAATTTTTCCATTCGGCTTTTTACAATATGCAGGAGTTTGCACATTTTAGCCATGTTATTTTGCCAGGAATAAATCAAACGATTTACGGGGAAACTGTTACGTCATTTGCAAACCCAATCGCACGAATCCAATTAGGAAAAAGACTGGCCAAACTGCTATACGAACCAGAACTTCAAGAACAATTTTTTGCATTCACAAAAAAGACTGAGCCAACAGGTTCGCGAAGGGATTACAATCTAAATGAAGATGCTTTACCGTTGCGTCTTTGTTTTCCTCGTTGTCATCACAGAGAAAGTGACATGATCGATTGGTACGAAAATAAGAAGCCTGATGAAATTGAACGACTATTTAAGCAAGTATGGATGAAACCGAAAAGGGGAGAGTTGGGAACTGCAGTCACAAAGGCGGAGATTAAACTATTAAGTTGGATGAAAGGAAATACAAATTAA
- a CDS encoding PBP1A family penicillin-binding protein, with protein MADDYKSRQERKNAQAKQTNKKPPNNKKAKSPSNKKKSGVLKKIAIALAIMIGLGIVGGGVTAAVIIAGAPDIDEEQLTLAQSLQIHDKDDELAFTLAGNERRINADINDMPEHLKNAFIAVEDHRFKDHFGIDIRRLGGAILANFREGFGAEGASTISQQLAKNLFLSNEKALSRKIQEAYLAIQLERRYSKDEILEMYLNQINLGPTAGYGVQLASETYFDKEDLSELTIADAAVLAAIPQRPSHFDPYTNPENNEQRRDTVINRMEREGFITAEEAEEARNTDINDQINYNPSEEDSNWLTFYDEVLSELENMTDLSSNDIYNSGLKVYTTLDTDAQSLVDDVLKSGEYSNLPFPDNEDFRAGVTLIDNNTGAIRAMGNGIEQNDARVSNYATIRNNQGSTMKPLLGYAPVIENKQWPTAEIIVDEPYYYEAQSDREVRNFDRSHLGRMTMREALSRSRNVTAVKALNEVGVENAYEFLDPMFVVDEGRVESGILGPALASTKEMAGAYAAFANNGEYTEPYTIRKIVFPDGRELNMQPDTTQVMEDYTGYMITDMLKTAVNSGTGQRAQVPGVDIAGKTGTGNFDGSVLERMNSSSGFPTSAFTGYSTQYTASVWIGFSNHSDPDNYLTDTHGGIAQQIFQHIMTDLHSGIDTPDFTKPDSVEEVRVERRTGLLPSAGTPQSEIVTELFVRGTGPSNVSEAYAEISDPTNVTYTYDEEDESIEFSWSYPSDEIDDVDFNTSINTGSLNVDESNMTATLSGVSPGNSYTFSVQAVATDGSGIESDSVSVTATIDEAVEEEEEEEEEEEEATPPEEEEEEEEPANDDSDSGSDSGDDTDNDEQNGDNSNGDSNNGEDGNDTDGNTEPDNGDDNDTPAETPTPDEEPNEDSEESSRQSNEDDD; from the coding sequence ATGGCAGATGATTACAAATCAAGGCAAGAGCGCAAAAATGCGCAGGCCAAACAAACAAACAAAAAACCACCTAACAATAAAAAGGCAAAATCACCTAGTAATAAAAAGAAAAGTGGCGTATTAAAGAAAATAGCCATTGCCTTAGCCATTATGATTGGTCTTGGTATTGTAGGTGGTGGTGTAACGGCTGCTGTAATCATAGCAGGCGCACCAGATATTGATGAAGAGCAACTTACACTCGCGCAATCATTACAAATTCATGATAAAGATGATGAACTAGCGTTTACGCTTGCTGGAAATGAGCGACGTATTAACGCAGATATTAATGACATGCCAGAGCATTTAAAAAATGCGTTTATTGCCGTTGAGGATCACCGTTTTAAAGACCACTTCGGTATTGACATCCGACGTTTAGGTGGCGCGATCCTCGCTAACTTCCGTGAAGGTTTTGGCGCTGAAGGTGCTTCAACGATTAGTCAACAGTTAGCCAAGAACTTATTTTTATCGAATGAAAAGGCACTATCCCGTAAGATTCAAGAAGCATACTTAGCCATTCAATTAGAACGACGCTATTCGAAAGATGAAATATTAGAAATGTATTTAAACCAAATTAATTTAGGTCCTACCGCTGGTTACGGTGTTCAACTTGCTTCCGAAACGTACTTTGATAAAGAAGATCTTAGTGAATTAACAATCGCTGATGCGGCAGTTCTTGCTGCTATCCCACAGCGCCCAAGCCATTTTGATCCGTACACAAATCCGGAAAACAATGAACAGCGTCGTGATACGGTTATTAATCGGATGGAACGAGAAGGATTTATTACGGCCGAGGAAGCAGAAGAAGCTCGTAATACAGATATTAATGACCAAATTAACTACAATCCATCCGAAGAAGACAGTAATTGGTTGACGTTTTATGATGAAGTATTATCCGAATTAGAAAATATGACGGATCTATCAAGCAATGATATTTACAACTCTGGACTTAAAGTGTATACAACACTCGACACAGATGCACAAAGTCTCGTTGATGATGTGTTAAAATCCGGTGAATACAGCAACTTGCCATTCCCAGATAATGAAGATTTCCGTGCTGGTGTTACCTTAATTGATAATAACACTGGAGCAATTCGTGCCATGGGGAACGGCATTGAACAAAACGATGCCCGCGTCAGCAACTATGCAACGATTCGAAATAACCAAGGTTCAACAATGAAACCTTTACTTGGTTATGCTCCTGTTATTGAAAACAAGCAATGGCCTACAGCAGAAATCATTGTGGATGAACCTTACTACTATGAAGCTCAAAGCGATAGAGAAGTTCGAAACTTTGATCGCTCCCATTTAGGTCGGATGACAATGCGCGAAGCATTATCTCGTTCACGAAATGTAACTGCAGTAAAAGCATTGAACGAAGTTGGCGTTGAAAATGCGTATGAGTTTCTTGATCCAATGTTTGTTGTTGATGAAGGGCGCGTTGAATCAGGCATTTTAGGACCTGCCCTTGCTTCTACAAAAGAAATGGCTGGTGCCTATGCAGCATTTGCCAACAACGGTGAATATACAGAGCCGTATACGATCCGTAAAATTGTTTTTCCAGATGGTCGAGAATTAAACATGCAACCTGATACCACGCAAGTCATGGAAGACTATACAGGTTATATGATTACCGATATGCTTAAAACAGCTGTAAATAGCGGAACTGGTCAGCGCGCACAAGTACCTGGAGTAGACATTGCAGGAAAAACCGGGACGGGGAACTTTGATGGAAGTGTATTAGAGCGAATGAATAGCAGTTCGGGCTTTCCGACATCCGCTTTCACCGGTTATAGTACGCAATACACTGCTTCTGTTTGGATTGGGTTTTCAAATCATAGTGACCCGGATAATTATTTAACTGACACACATGGCGGAATTGCCCAACAAATTTTTCAGCACATCATGACCGATCTCCATTCTGGTATTGATACACCTGATTTCACGAAGCCAGACTCAGTTGAAGAAGTTCGGGTGGAACGTCGAACAGGCTTGTTACCAAGTGCTGGAACACCTCAAAGTGAGATAGTTACGGAACTATTTGTCCGAGGCACAGGTCCAAGTAATGTTTCTGAAGCGTACGCAGAGATCTCTGACCCAACAAATGTGACATACACTTATGATGAGGAAGACGAAAGCATTGAATTTTCTTGGTCTTATCCAAGTGATGAAATCGATGATGTTGACTTTAACACATCAATTAATACCGGCTCTTTAAATGTTGATGAAAGCAATATGACTGCTACTCTTTCTGGTGTCTCACCTGGAAACAGTTATACATTCTCAGTGCAGGCTGTGGCAACAGATGGTTCTGGCATTGAAAGTGACTCCGTTTCGGTCACTGCCACTATTGATGAAGCCGTAGAAGAGGAAGAAGAGGAAGAGGAAGAAGAAGAGGAAGCTACACCACCTGAAGAAGAGGAAGAGGAAGAAGAGCCTGCAAATG
- the recU gene encoding Holliday junction resolvase RecU — protein sequence MAIRYPNGKSYVGGEKEQKQKKLPADAYSGRGMTLEQDLDETNLYYLSRHKAVIHKKPTPVQIVKVDYPKRSAAVIREAYFKQASTTDYNGVYNGRYLDFEAKETKNKTSFPLKNIHDHQIEHMRNVRAQKGICFVLIRFFVSKEVFLLDASHIIAYYDQQNTRKSIKKTDIERLGHLVHTGFHPRIDYLETVERIYFQSSIKGEKLDGR from the coding sequence ATGGCGATTCGTTATCCAAATGGAAAATCGTATGTTGGAGGAGAAAAAGAGCAGAAACAAAAAAAGCTGCCAGCTGATGCCTACAGCGGCAGAGGAATGACGCTTGAACAAGATTTAGATGAAACAAACCTTTACTACTTAAGCCGTCACAAAGCTGTTATTCATAAAAAACCAACACCAGTACAAATCGTAAAGGTTGATTATCCAAAAAGAAGTGCTGCGGTCATTCGTGAAGCATATTTTAAACAAGCCTCTACTACAGATTATAATGGCGTTTATAATGGCAGATATCTGGATTTTGAAGCAAAAGAAACAAAAAACAAAACATCTTTTCCGTTAAAAAATATTCACGATCATCAAATCGAGCATATGCGCAATGTCCGAGCCCAAAAAGGTATTTGTTTTGTTTTGATACGTTTTTTTGTGAGTAAAGAGGTGTTTTTGCTTGATGCCAGTCACATAATCGCTTATTACGATCAACAAAATACACGTAAATCGATTAAAAAAACAGACATTGAACGCCTTGGACATCTTGTTCATACAGGTTTTCATCCACGAATTGATTATTTAGAGACCGTGGAACGCATTTATTTCCAGTCATCCATAAAAGGGGAGAAATTAGATGGCAGATGA